The Hyphomonas sediminis genome contains the following window.
AGGATGGCGGCTTCATCGGCCACGCGGGCCGCGCCGCCGGGCTGGGAGGACGCGGTGGCGCAGGCGGCAAGACCGAGGAACAGCGCGCCCGAAAGGGCGGCGGCAATCTTAGTTCGTGCGCTGAGGATCACGAAGCGGGTCTGCGTCTTCATCAGCCAGGTCACCATCCTCATCATAGGTTTCCTCTGTCGGCTCAGGCTCAATCTCAGGCTCAATCTCGGGCTCAGGCGCAGCGTAGGTCCGCTCATAGCTTGGCGGGGCTTGCGGTGGCTCAGGCTGAGGTTCGGGCTGGGGCTCCGGTTGGGGCTCTGCCTGGTAGACCGGCTGCGGCTCCGGCGCCATTGCGGGGGCCTCGGCCTCTGCTTCGTAGGCGGCGTCGTAGCCGGCGTCCTCTGACTCGTAGTCTTCAGCCGGGGTTTCTTCTTCCTGTTTCTTGCGGCCAAAGCCGAAGAAGCCGCCTTTGGCGTCGCCTTCCGGCTTTTCCTTTTTCACGCGGCGGCGGCCGAGGGGGCCGTGAACATCGGCGTGGCGATCATACTGCATGGAATAGTATTCCCAGGCCGTATGGGTCAGCGGGCGGGGCGTCAGCTCCAGGCCATACATCCGCAGGCGCTCGACGACTTCATCGCGCAGATGCATGTCCGGGAAGGCTTCGGCGCGGAACTGTTTTTCCTTCATCCAGTCGCGCACGGACCAGCTGCGCACGCGGCCGATTTCGCTGGGCAGCGCGCCCTTGTGCACTTCCCAGATGTAGAGGGCGGCAATGCCGTTGATGGCGGCGTCCATCGCATCGTCCAGCTCGGTCTCCGGCATCCGGCCCTGGGCGAGGATGGCGCGCAGGCCAAGCTTGCGGGCTTCCATCTCCTGATAGGTGTTGCCGAGGACGGCGATGCCGTTGCGGTTGGTGTTGATGAGCGAGCGGTTGACGCCGTCGAGCTGGGGACTGCGGATCGGCAGGAGCACATCCGGGCCGACGCCGGGATGCTGGGCGACCTGGGAGAGTTCGGAGATCATGCGGTGAAGGTTCACCCGCAGCTCATGCCCGACACCCGACAGCGCAGAGGCCGTGCCGAGGCGGGCCTCCTCACGGAGGCGCCAGAGATGCCAGGCGATAACCGTAAGAACCGCCAGCAACAGCGTCAGGCCGCCTGTCAGGAAGGTGTGAAATTGTGCTTCGCTCATTCTGAGTTCCCCTGAGGCCGCGCCGGTTCGTGGTGCTGCATCTGCCCGGCAAAGGCCAGACGTTACCAACTTCTAAACGCCGAGAACGCGGCCCGCAATCACCCGAAGCGTTTCCATTGCGAGAGGATCGCGTGCTGATTGAGTGGTGATCAGTGCAGAATCCAGACAGGTTTCAATTCCCTGGGGGGATGGAGTACGGATCGTGCCGTTCAAGCCGCTGGCGAGCCCCAGAATGGCTTTGCGGGCCAGCGCGGTGTTGTGCGCCATGATCTCGAGCACATTGGTGACGTTGACGGCTTCGGTATCCTCTCGCCAGCAATCATAATCGGTGACCATGGCGAGGGTCGCGTAGGGCAGCTCCGCCTCCCGGGCGAGCTTGGCTTCGGGCATATTGGTCATGCCGATCACATCGCAGCCCCATTGCCGGTAAAGATGGCTTTCGGCGCGGGAGGAGAATTGCGGGCCTTCCATGGCCAGATACGTGCCGCCGCGATGGACCCGGCCACCGACAGCTTCCATCGCCTCAGCGGCGAGCCCCGAAAGGCGGGCGCAAATGGGATCTGCCATCGAGACATGCGCCACGAGCCCGGCGCCGAAGAAGCTGGAGGCGCGGGCGACCGTGCGATCGATGAACTGATCGACTGCCACGATATGGCCCGGTGCGTACACCTCCTGCAGCGAGCCGCAGGCGGAGATGGAGAGGACATCGGTGACGCCGGCGATCTTCAGCGCGGCGATATTGGCGCGGTAGGGCACGTCTGTTGGCGAGAGAACATGGCCGCGGCCATGGCGCGGCAGGAAAACAAGCTCCACATCGCCAATACGGCCAGAGACGAGCTTGTCCGATGGCGCGCCCCAGGGCGTTTCGATCTCCAGCTCGCGCCGGTCTTCCAGCCCGTCGAGGGCGTAGAGGCCGGAGCCGCCAATGATGCCGAGTTTCCAGCCGTTCATACCGCGCCCTCCCCTGCCCGGAACCATTTACGCATGCCGAAGGGCGGCGGCGAGAGCGGATTGTGGGTCGTCAGGTCCACATCATCGGCGCGGACATAGCCAAGATCGGCATAGAAGCCGATGAGACGGGGCTGGTCCGCCCGGATGGCGAGCTGGGCGCCTTTGGCCCCCTGTTCCTGCCCCCAGGCTTCCAGTGCCGCGAGGACATGCGCGCCGAGGCCCTGACCGGTAAAGCCCGGCAACACGCCGATGCGTTTGACTTCCATCCAGCGCCCCTGCCCGCCGGGGCCGGGCACAGCGACCCAGCGGCCCGAACCGATCAGCGCGCCATCAGCCTCCAGCAGCACCGCCCCGCCTTTGGCGATCTGGGCGGCAACCGTTTCGGGCGTTTCGCGGAAGACAGTGGATTCTGGCGAGACCCGCCCCGTCCAGATGCGGCGCGTGATCCCCTCAACGAGAAAGCCATCCGAAGGGGTGGCCCTGCGGATGGCTATCGATTGGCTCATATTTCAGGCCGGTCTTCGGGTCAGAGCTTAGTGCTCAACCTTCCGCCAGACCTGCTTGTAGGAGAACCACAGCAGAACCGTGAGGATCAGAAGGAAGGCCATCACGCCGAGACCGGTGCGCTTGCGCGCTTCGAGTTTCGGCTCCGACGCCCAGGCAATGAACTGGGCAACGTCGTGGGCCATCTGATCAACAGTTGCTTCGGTGCCGTCGGTGTACTCGACGCGATCCTTGGTCAGCTGCGGCGCCATGGCGAGGAAGCCGCCGGGCGGCGCATGACGCGGATCGCCTTCGAAGTTCGGCTTGGTATCACCCGGGAAGTAGGGGTTGTAATACTGGCCGGCAGGCTGGACGAGGTAAGCGGAGTGCTCCGGCGTGTGGTCGCCCAGGGCCTCGAATTTCGAAACGTCGAGCACCTTCTGGTAAAGCGTCTCGCCGTCTTTTTGGACTTCACGGTCCTCGAACAGGGCCGGGTCCGGATAGCCGCTCATCAGGCTGTAGATGTAGCTGGCGCCGTTATGGCGGGCTTTCACCATGACCGAAAGATCTGGCGGCAGGGCGCCGCCATTGGCTGCGCGGGCAGCTGCTTCGTTCGGGAACGGGGCGCGGAAACGGTCTGCCGGAGATGCAGGACGCATCTCGTATTCGCCGGCATCGTTCGGCGTCTGGTTCATGATTTCGTTCTCGGCGGCCAGTGCCTTCACGAACGGGTTGTCGTTCGGGTTGGGATAGGCCGGGTCATAGAACGGGCCGCCCGGCTCACCGAGGTTACGGTAGCTGAGCAGGTTCATCGAGTGGCAGCTGGCACAGACCTGTTTGTAGACCTGGTAGCCGCGCTGGACCGATGCCTTGTCGTACTGGCCGGTGACGCCTTCGAACGGCCAGCCGCCTTCGGGGGCATGGGCGTGTTTCTGGGCGCCGCCAGCAGCGTGCGCGAGACCCGCGAAGGCAAGGCCAACGAGACCAGCAGCGAGGATGCGGAAGGTTTTCATGTTCTTTCTTTTCCCAGCTTGCAGCTTACTCAGCCGGCACTGCGTTGCCCGTATCCTTGGGCTTACGCTTCAGCACGGATTTATGGATCGATTCCGGCAGGGCCTTCGGCTTCTCGGTCAGGCCGATGAAGAACAGGGCCACGAAGTAACCGAAATACAGGAATGTCAGGATCAGCGACAGGTGACGGAAGGCGAAGGTCGGTGCCGGAACCGCAGCGAGGCTGGGGTTGGCGCCTGCCGGCAGGCTGGCCATGAAGGCGCGGGCCTGCTCGTACGCTTCTTCACCGCCCTTGTAGCTGGCCGAAGCGGGCGCGCCCTCAACGGTGTAGCTGACCAGGAGGCTCGGATCGCCCTGCAGCGCCGGGATGACCGCATCATCCGGGTTTGCCGCGCCGCACCAGCCAAGCAGGAAGCAGACAACGACAAAGCCGAAGAAGAACTGGCGGGCCACCGGGCGGTAGCGCATGGACTTCACCTTCGAGGTGTCGAGCCAGGGCAGCACGAAGAGCACTGCGATGGCGGCGAACATGAAGATGACGCCGAGCAGTTTCGCCGGGATCGGGCCGAGGTCGAAGGTGATGGCGCGCAGGATCGCGTAGAACGGCAGCAGATACCATTCCGGAACGATGTGGGCCGGCGTCACCAGCGGGTTGGCCTGGACGTAGTTGTCGGCGTGGCCAAGGACGTTCGGTGCGTAGAACACGAAGACGGCGAACATGATCAGGAAGATCGCGATGCCGAAGCCGTCCTTCACCGTGTAGTACGGGTGGAACGGAACGGTGTCTTTCTCGACATCCTGGACTTCAACGCCGGTCGGGTTGGTGTTGCCCGGAACGTGCAGCGCCCAGACGTGCAGGACCACAGCGCCGGCGATCATGAAGGGCAGCAGATAGTGCAGCGAGAAGAAGCGCTGCAGGGTCTGGTTGCCGATCGACGGGCCGCCCATGAGCCAGGTCTGGATGCTTTCGCCGACGAGCGGGATCGCGCCGAAGAGGCCGGTGATCACGTTCGAGCCGTGATAGGACATCTGGCCCCAGGGCAGCATGTAGCCGAGGAAGGCGGTGCCCATCATCAGGAGGTAGATAACGCAGCCAATGATCCACAGCACTTCGCGCGGGGCCTTGTAGGACCCGTAATAGAGGCCGCGGAACATGTGGAGGTAGACTGCGAGGAAGAACATCGAGGCGCCGTTGGCGTGGATGTACCGCAGCAGCCAGCCATAAGGCACGTCGCGCATGATGCGCTCGACCGAAGCGAAGGCACCATCGGTGCTGGCTTCGTAGTGCATGGCGAGGATGACACCGGTGATGATCTGAACCGCAAGGCAGACGGCCAGGATGCCGCCGAAGATGTACCAGTAGTTCAGGTTTTTCGGCGTCGGGAAATTGATCATCGTATCGCTGGCGAAGCGAATGACCGGAAGACGCTTGTCGAGCCAGCGCTCAAAGGCTGAGTTCGGCGTGTAGGTAGACTCATGTCCGCTCATCTAAAGGGATCCTTCTCAGAGGGAGATGTTGACGACCGAGTCAGAGACCCAGCGATAATTCGGGATGGGAAGATTCTTCGGCGCAGGACCTTTGCGGATGCGGCCGGAAGTATCGTAGTGCGAACCGTGGCAGGGGCAGTACCAGCCACCATAGTCACCGGTGTTGCCCTGAGCCGGGCCAACCGGGACGCAGCCAAGGTGGGTGCACGAGCCCGAGGTGATCAGGATGGCGCGGTTCAGCGTACCGTCAGCTTTCGGGTGAAGACGCTCATCATCGGTCTGCGGGTCCGGCAGGATCGCGATGTTCACCGATTCGGCGGCCGAGATTTCAGCCGGGGTGCGGTGGCGCACGAAGAACGGCTTGCCGCCGATCAGGATGCGGATTTCGCCGCCGAGCGGAACCTTGGACACGTCGACATCCAGAGCCGACGCTGCGCGCGTATCGGCAGCCGGGTTCCACTGATCAACGGCCACCCAGGCGAACATGGCAGCGCCGCCGAGCGCGACCGAGCCTGTGGCGATGTGAATAAAATTGCGGCGGTCTTCGTCGACCGCCTCGGCGTGGGTCTCTGTCGTCACGATTCTTGTCCGTCCCTGGTGCGTGGCGTTTGCCGCTGTCTTTACTAAAGCTGCGCTGGCCGCACATTGCGGCAA
Protein-coding sequences here:
- the mtnP gene encoding S-methyl-5'-thioadenosine phosphorylase; amino-acid sequence: MNGWKLGIIGGSGLYALDGLEDRRELEIETPWGAPSDKLVSGRIGDVELVFLPRHGRGHVLSPTDVPYRANIAALKIAGVTDVLSISACGSLQEVYAPGHIVAVDQFIDRTVARASSFFGAGLVAHVSMADPICARLSGLAAEAMEAVGGRVHRGGTYLAMEGPQFSSRAESHLYRQWGCDVIGMTNMPEAKLAREAELPYATLAMVTDYDCWREDTEAVNVTNVLEIMAHNTALARKAILGLASGLNGTIRTPSPQGIETCLDSALITTQSARDPLAMETLRVIAGRVLGV
- a CDS encoding cytochrome b, producing the protein MSGHESTYTPNSAFERWLDKRLPVIRFASDTMINFPTPKNLNYWYIFGGILAVCLAVQIITGVILAMHYEASTDGAFASVERIMRDVPYGWLLRYIHANGASMFFLAVYLHMFRGLYYGSYKAPREVLWIIGCVIYLLMMGTAFLGYMLPWGQMSYHGSNVITGLFGAIPLVGESIQTWLMGGPSIGNQTLQRFFSLHYLLPFMIAGAVVLHVWALHVPGNTNPTGVEVQDVEKDTVPFHPYYTVKDGFGIAIFLIMFAVFVFYAPNVLGHADNYVQANPLVTPAHIVPEWYLLPFYAILRAITFDLGPIPAKLLGVIFMFAAIAVLFVLPWLDTSKVKSMRYRPVARQFFFGFVVVCFLLGWCGAANPDDAVIPALQGDPSLLVSYTVEGAPASASYKGGEEAYEQARAFMASLPAGANPSLAAVPAPTFAFRHLSLILTFLYFGYFVALFFIGLTEKPKALPESIHKSVLKRKPKDTGNAVPAE
- the petA gene encoding ubiquinol-cytochrome c reductase iron-sulfur subunit translates to MTTETHAEAVDEDRRNFIHIATGSVALGGAAMFAWVAVDQWNPAADTRAASALDVDVSKVPLGGEIRILIGGKPFFVRHRTPAEISAAESVNIAILPDPQTDDERLHPKADGTLNRAILITSGSCTHLGCVPVGPAQGNTGDYGGWYCPCHGSHYDTSGRIRKGPAPKNLPIPNYRWVSDSVVNISL
- a CDS encoding cytochrome c1, which encodes MKTFRILAAGLVGLAFAGLAHAAGGAQKHAHAPEGGWPFEGVTGQYDKASVQRGYQVYKQVCASCHSMNLLSYRNLGEPGGPFYDPAYPNPNDNPFVKALAAENEIMNQTPNDAGEYEMRPASPADRFRAPFPNEAAARAANGGALPPDLSVMVKARHNGASYIYSLMSGYPDPALFEDREVQKDGETLYQKVLDVSKFEALGDHTPEHSAYLVQPAGQYYNPYFPGDTKPNFEGDPRHAPPGGFLAMAPQLTKDRVEYTDGTEATVDQMAHDVAQFIAWASEPKLEARKRTGLGVMAFLLILTVLLWFSYKQVWRKVEH
- a CDS encoding GNAT family N-acetyltransferase; this encodes MSQSIAIRRATPSDGFLVEGITRRIWTGRVSPESTVFRETPETVAAQIAKGGAVLLEADGALIGSGRWVAVPGPGGQGRWMEVKRIGVLPGFTGQGLGAHVLAALEAWGQEQGAKGAQLAIRADQPRLIGFYADLGYVRADDVDLTTHNPLSPPPFGMRKWFRAGEGAV